From one Chloroflexota bacterium genomic stretch:
- the mtnA gene encoding S-methyl-5-thioribose-1-phosphate isomerase, which translates to MNVQGKHYRTIWLKENDPAVVQIIDQRHLPHRFIVEDLVTVEDVARAIADMHVRGAGLIGATAGYGMYLAALHAPRTPAAAFEAALARDGDLLTATRPTATNLEWAVKRQLAAISAAGSDREAKIEAVLATAQTIADEDADFCRRIGQHGKTIIQEISERKGGEPVNILTHCNAGWLAFVDYGSATAPIYAADDDGIAVHVWVDETRPRNQGARLTAWELGQHGIDHTVIADNVGGHLMQHGMVDVVIVGTDRTLYTGDVANKIGTYLKALAARDNGVPLYVALPSSTFDWERRNGVREIPIEQRDAMEIKTIQGLHDGEIITVLLTPSDSPAANYAFDVTPAHLVTALITERGICPASEEGVLGLYPEKRV; encoded by the coding sequence ATGAATGTCCAAGGTAAGCACTATCGAACCATCTGGCTAAAGGAAAACGATCCTGCTGTAGTGCAAATCATCGACCAACGCCACCTGCCTCACAGATTCATCGTCGAGGATCTTGTCACGGTCGAAGATGTAGCGCGGGCCATCGCGGACATGCACGTGCGCGGCGCTGGCCTCATCGGCGCTACGGCGGGTTATGGCATGTACCTGGCGGCGCTGCACGCCCCTCGAACGCCGGCGGCGGCCTTCGAGGCGGCCTTGGCCAGGGACGGCGACCTGCTCACGGCAACCCGACCCACGGCGACCAACCTGGAATGGGCGGTTAAACGTCAACTGGCAGCCATCTCCGCCGCAGGCAGCGACCGTGAGGCCAAAATCGAGGCAGTGCTGGCCACGGCTCAAACTATTGCCGACGAGGACGCTGACTTCTGCCGGCGCATCGGCCAACACGGCAAAACAATCATCCAGGAGATCAGTGAGCGCAAAGGTGGAGAACCGGTCAATATCCTCACCCACTGCAACGCTGGCTGGCTGGCCTTTGTGGATTATGGATCGGCCACAGCGCCCATTTATGCCGCTGACGACGATGGCATTGCCGTCCACGTGTGGGTCGACGAGACCCGGCCTCGCAACCAGGGCGCGCGTCTGACTGCCTGGGAACTGGGCCAGCACGGCATCGATCATACCGTCATCGCCGACAACGTGGGCGGGCACCTGATGCAGCACGGCATGGTGGATGTCGTTATCGTTGGCACCGACCGCACCCTGTACACGGGCGACGTTGCCAACAAGATCGGCACCTATCTCAAGGCTTTGGCGGCTCGCGACAACGGGGTTCCTCTGTACGTCGCGTTGCCATCCTCAACATTTGACTGGGAACGGCGCAATGGCGTGCGGGAGATCCCCATCGAGCAACGGGATGCAATGGAGATCAAGACCATCCAGGGGCTACATGACGGCGAAATCATTACCGTCCTCCTGACGCCGAGCGATAGCCCTGCCGCTAACTACGCCTTCGACGTTACCCCGGCTCATCTGGTTACCGCCCTGATCACCGAGCGCGGCATCTGCCCTGCCTCCGAGGAAGGGGTTCTGGGGTTGTACCCGGAAAAACGAGTGTAG
- a CDS encoding MurR/RpiR family transcriptional regulator gives MQRDPDGDGRTTATAPSSINSLTRIRSSFPALAASEARVANWVMQQPGKIMELSMAQVAQACGVSDTTVLRFCRNAGFQGYTDLKLSIARDLVSPTQVIHDDILEGDAPAIIARKVFMSNIQALYDTLEVLDENALIEAIELLGTAKRILIVGVGTSAPIVQSMYNMLLRLGLNCKAQTDSYLQLMEVALMGPGDVVVAISQSGSSMDPVLTLKQAKANGAATVCITGNAHSPITEFSDVTLLSVAREARIEAIASRLAQVSIADALYVIMALNSIDLATKNDKRIWDALLPKMF, from the coding sequence GTGCAGCGAGACCCAGACGGCGATGGCCGAACCACCGCCACAGCTCCATCCTCGATCAACTCCCTGACCCGCATTCGCAGTAGTTTTCCCGCGTTGGCCGCATCGGAAGCCCGTGTGGCCAATTGGGTTATGCAGCAGCCTGGAAAAATCATGGAACTATCCATGGCCCAGGTCGCTCAGGCATGTGGTGTGAGCGATACAACGGTGTTGCGCTTCTGTCGAAATGCCGGCTTTCAGGGCTACACCGATCTGAAGCTGTCCATCGCACGTGATCTGGTCAGTCCCACCCAGGTCATTCACGACGATATCCTCGAGGGGGATGCGCCGGCGATCATCGCCCGCAAGGTGTTCATGTCTAACATCCAGGCACTCTATGACACCCTGGAGGTGCTGGACGAGAATGCCCTGATTGAAGCCATCGAGCTGCTCGGCACAGCCAAGCGCATTCTGATTGTCGGGGTCGGCACATCGGCTCCCATCGTGCAGAGCATGTACAACATGCTGCTGCGGCTTGGCCTGAACTGCAAGGCTCAAACCGACTCCTATCTCCAACTGATGGAAGTGGCGCTCATGGGCCCTGGTGACGTTGTGGTTGCGATCTCCCAATCGGGCAGTTCCATGGACCCTGTTCTCACGCTCAAGCAGGCCAAAGCGAACGGAGCGGCCACGGTCTGCATCACCGGAAATGCCCATTCGCCAATCACCGAGTTTTCAGATGTCACGCTGCTGAGCGTTGCCCGGGAAGCCCGCATCGAGGCTATCGCCTCCCGGTTGGCCCAGGTGAGCATCGCCGACGCCCTGTACGTGATCATGGCGCTGAACAGCATCGACCTGGCCACCAAAAACGATAAACGGATCTGGGACGCGTTATTGCCCAAGATGTTCTAA
- a CDS encoding PIN domain-containing protein, whose product MSEPESAAFIDTSVVFRYLTNDPPAMAAVAARLIDSDQPLILSEVILAETAYVLSSVYDIPRVAVVDALSAFIQRRNIRLLNLSKPRALEALRLCRDSKRHSFADALLWAEASHSGIQRVFSFDDRFPAEGLESAELS is encoded by the coding sequence TTGAGCGAGCCGGAATCCGCAGCATTTATCGATACCAGTGTCGTCTTCCGCTATCTCACCAATGACCCTCCGGCCATGGCCGCGGTAGCGGCCAGGCTCATCGACAGCGACCAGCCGCTGATCCTGAGCGAGGTTATTCTGGCCGAGACAGCCTACGTGTTGTCCTCCGTCTACGACATTCCCAGGGTAGCGGTCGTTGACGCGCTGAGCGCGTTCATCCAACGACGAAATATCCGCCTGCTGAACCTTTCAAAGCCCCGGGCGTTGGAGGCCCTCCGCCTCTGCCGCGACTCCAAACGCCATTCCTTCGCAGATGCCTTGCTCTGGGCTGAGGCCAGTCATAGCGGAATCCAGCGAGTATTTTCCTTCGACGATCGCTTTCCTGCGGAAGGACTGGAATCGGCCGAACTCAGCTAA
- a CDS encoding AbrB/MazE/SpoVT family DNA-binding domain-containing protein: MPSVVGQRGQIVIEKPIRDALGLEPGYLAVQRLVADHVELHFYPPEHEESLRGVLASKAKRSVPPEKWAEVREEAWSKAVRLEWMVDEGTA, encoded by the coding sequence ATGCCTAGCGTGGTAGGACAACGAGGACAAATTGTCATTGAAAAGCCGATTCGTGATGCGCTCGGTTTGGAGCCAGGCTACCTCGCCGTTCAGCGGCTGGTGGCCGACCACGTGGAACTCCATTTCTACCCGCCAGAGCACGAGGAGTCGTTGCGCGGCGTGCTGGCGAGTAAGGCGAAACGGTCCGTCCCACCCGAGAAGTGGGCAGAGGTTCGCGAGGAAGCGTGGTCAAAGGCAGTTCGCTTGGAATGGATGGTGGACGAGGGAACTGCTTGA
- a CDS encoding sigma-70 family RNA polymerase sigma factor, producing MTERTNQEWCEALRSRQTDAAITDLRVVLLRGLRYGLISYGVTEADLEDFVQEALVKVLRELASFRGEARFTTWAQKVAVRVALTELRRRRWRDISLQDLLVNRENSDFTPDVLTDRGPDPEQTAVRRMMLEKIQRMIAEELTDRQRQAMMAVMQGGMPMQEVAERMGTNRNAMYKLLHDARQRLKKAMLREGLSPEELLAMFDER from the coding sequence ATGACTGAGCGAACGAATCAGGAATGGTGTGAAGCATTGCGGAGTAGACAAACCGATGCTGCCATCACCGACCTGCGCGTCGTGCTCCTGCGCGGCCTGCGCTACGGGCTGATCAGCTACGGTGTGACCGAAGCTGATCTGGAGGATTTCGTCCAGGAAGCGCTGGTCAAGGTGTTGCGCGAGCTGGCTTCGTTTCGAGGCGAAGCTCGTTTCACCACCTGGGCGCAGAAGGTCGCCGTGCGCGTGGCGCTGACCGAGTTGCGCCGTCGCAGGTGGCGCGATATCTCGCTCCAGGACTTGCTGGTCAACCGGGAAAACTCCGACTTCACCCCGGATGTCCTGACCGATCGCGGCCCAGATCCGGAACAGACCGCCGTTCGGCGGATGATGTTGGAAAAGATCCAACGCATGATCGCCGAGGAACTGACCGATCGGCAGCGGCAGGCCATGATGGCGGTGATGCAGGGTGGCATGCCGATGCAGGAAGTTGCCGAGCGGATGGGCACGAACCGCAACGCCATGTACAAACTCCTGCACGATGCCCGGCAACGGCTTAAAAAGGCGATGCTGCGCGAGGGGCTGTCGCCTGAAGAGCTACTGGCCATGTTCGACGAAAGATAG
- a CDS encoding HAD-IA family hydrolase, with product MTEDAVMTAFRDVVGLARNEVATALVARFDLEDAAGARMAEFGVSTPWQAYIQLRLRHYEAMLADPDVLRRNQWPHNVDLLHAARRAGCQVGLATMSNCPQVQRVLSILDLMGEFDFVASSDDVEQGKPDPEIYLLVARELGVSTHECLVIEDSPSGVKAALAAGMHVIAVSTPFTREALRADGLLEERWIVDDPATLPAVAQALMATQAKT from the coding sequence GTGACCGAAGATGCGGTTATGACCGCCTTCCGGGATGTCGTCGGCCTCGCGCGCAACGAGGTGGCGACAGCGTTGGTGGCGCGCTTTGACCTGGAGGACGCCGCCGGAGCACGGATGGCCGAGTTCGGCGTCAGCACGCCATGGCAGGCCTACATCCAGCTTCGCCTGCGCCACTACGAGGCCATGCTGGCCGATCCCGATGTGCTTCGGCGCAACCAGTGGCCGCACAATGTGGATCTACTGCACGCGGCGCGGCGCGCCGGCTGCCAGGTGGGTCTGGCGACCATGTCCAATTGCCCCCAGGTGCAGCGTGTGCTGAGCATCCTGGATCTGATGGGCGAGTTCGACTTCGTGGCCAGCAGCGATGACGTGGAGCAGGGCAAACCGGACCCGGAGATCTACCTGCTGGTGGCGCGCGAGCTGGGTGTGTCGACTCACGAATGCCTGGTGATCGAAGACTCGCCCAGCGGCGTGAAGGCAGCGCTGGCCGCCGGCATGCACGTGATCGCCGTGAGCACGCCGTTCACCCGCGAGGCGCTACGCGCGGACGGACTCCTGGAAGAGCGTTGGATCGTCGACGACCCGGCGACCCTGCCAGCCGTGGCACAGGCGCTGATGGCGACCCAGGCAAAGACGTAG